A segment of the Neochlamydia sp. S13 genome:
AATAAAAAAACTTTATAACATTTATGCCTGATACTCGGTCCAATTTGCGCCCTCTTAACTTATGAAGCTACCTTGCTGTTGGATAAAAAAGTATAGGAAAAAGAGATTGCAAAAAATAATCCGTAAGGAATTTATAGAAAAAAGATATGCATTCACTTTCTCTAATTCCTCATATAAGAATACCTGAAGAAGTACAATTAAAAATTCTTAGCCTTCTAGATGAAAAAGAGTTACCTATTGCAGCCCTTGTTAACAAACATTGGCAACGAATGGCGCACGATCCTTCTTTATGGCGGCCTATTTGCCAACGACGCTGGAAAAACCTTAGCCGCTCTTCTTCTCCAGGAAAAAACTGGCGAAAAATCTGTAAGAAAAGAGTGCAGATGTCGCAAACGATGAGGCTAACGAAAGGCGAATATTCGAAAAACAAATGTAAACAAACTATCTACAAATTACCTAATTTCTCAGGAAAAATTCTTGCGCTTAAAAGAGAAAAACAATTTGCTTTTATAAAAGCTACAGCAGGTACAGCGCAAATCTATCACTTGGGCGAAAAAAGTTGTCAGTTAGTGTATGATAACTTGGAAGATAAAAACTCTCGTCTAATTTATTATCAAGAAGGCCATATTGTTCAAGTGACACAGGAAGGATACCTCTACCGTTGGGAAGTTAATGAGGGTTTTCCCCAAACTTCTCTATGTTACCTTGGAAACTTTGAAAATGCTTACTGGGCTCAAAACCATTTATTTTTAGTTAATCCTCATCAAAGGCAATTTAAAATTGTGGATGTCCGCACAGGATTAAGCTGCTACAAGACTACCTTGGCACCAATCAATTTTATTCTCTGCCGAGATAATCAAGCCTTAATCCACTGTCTAGATGGCAGCCTTTATTTTATTAATAATCTAGAGAGCTCTTTCTCCAGCAGCCTTATGGCATTGGAAGGCAACTTTAAGTCCCCTCTTAATCAAGAACTCTGTCAGTTTGATGAAGCGCGAGTCATTATTTTATGCGAAAATGATTTACAAAGAAGATGCCATGTATGGGATGCTTCTAATGGAAAAAAAAAGGTAGAATTTACCTTGGAACCACGACCTGTGGAAAAATGTTTGCACAGGAAGTCAATTCTGACAACCTCTAGTTATGATGGCAAGCGCTTAGCAGTAGGGCTAAGTATAGGTTTTGTTTTAACTTATAATGTGAATGATGGAGCTTTTTTAACTGAATCAAACATAGGCGGCGTAGCGCCTGTGCGTTTTCTTATTTTAGACGAAAGCTATTTTCTAGCCTCTCGTTTCCATCCTGAATTTAAGAAATTTAACCTTTGTCAACATACTCCTGATACAAAATACTGTGGAGCCTTATGGCCTTGGACGCCTAGGGAATATCCAGTGGTAGATTCTCATCATATTCATGCTAGCTACGATGGCCGCAAACTAATCTTTTGTGATGAACATGGATGGCTACATCTGTGGGATTTTGCTCATTTGCAAGGAAAGGAGCCTATTTTAGTCGCTCCTCCCCATGCTTAGAAAAACTATTTATCTGTCTGAAGCGTTTGGCTAATTAAAATAGATTGCAACCGCTCATAAGAATGATAAGAGGAATATTTTCTTTGTATTACTTCTTAGCTAAACTCCTCGGTGGGTTGAGAAGTGGCTTGAATGTGATCATCTATAAAATGCCTGGATTCTTCAAGCCTAGTAAAAGAAGAGGGCTCAATGGGTAAATAAATTAAAGAGCTAAAAGTTATTTTTATTTTTTACCCCTTGGAGAGGCTTGCTACTATAAAGATCGATTAATTAATTAATTAGCTACAGCTTACAAAGTAATTTGTGGCAAAGCTTATTTCAGATACAATCGGCCATAGGCTATAAATGGCAAGCGGTCACGGGGAGTATAACTGCTTAAGGCCCTAATAATCAAAAGGTAATGTAAATCAGGAATTACAGCAAATAGAAAAAGCAGCTATTTGCAAGCATTTTTGGCTTTGCAGATACCCGCAGAATCACATCTAAAGGGGGGCCTACCCCGTGACCTTTTACCATACATGCTTTTTCTTCAGAAAGGCAATAGATGGGGCATAACTCAATTAATATTTAAAACATAACATTGAATTTTAATACATAAATTATTAAGATTTTATAATAAATAATATAAATTTAAATTTATGGTAAATAGCATGACCTCCCTTTCCCTAATTCCTCATATAAGAATACCTGAAGAAGTACAATTAAAAATTCTTAGCCTTCTAGATGAAAAAGAGTTACCTATTGCAGCCCTTGTTAACAAACATTGGCAACGAATGGCGCACGATCCTTCTTTATGGCGGCCTATTTGCCAACGACGCTGGAAAAACCTTAGCCGCTCTTCTTCTCCAGGAAAAAACTGGCGAAAAATCTGTAAGAAAAGAGTGCAGATGTCGCAAACGATGAGGCTAACGAAAGGCGAATATTCGAAAAACAAATGTAAACAAACTATCTACAAATTACCTAATTTCTCAGGAAAAATTCTTGCGCTTAAAAGAGAAAAACAATTTGCTTTTATAAAAGCTACAGCAGGTACAGCGCAAATCTATCACTTGGGCGAAAAAAGTTGTCAGCTAGTGTATGATAATGTGAAAGAGGAAAGTTCTCGTCTGATTCATTATCAAGAAGGCCATATTATTCAAGTGACACAGGAAGGGCAGCTCTATCGTTGGAAAGTTAATGAGGCTTTTCCTACAACTTCTCTATGTTACCTTGGAAACTTTGAAAATGCTTACTGGGCTCAAAACCATTTATTTTTAGTTAATCCTCATCAAAGGCAATTTAAAATTGTGGATATCCGCACAGGATTAAGCTGCTACAAGACTACCTCCGCACCAATCAATTTTATTCTCTGCCGAGATAATCAAGCCTTAATCCACTGTCTAGATGGCAGCCTTTATTTTATTAATAATCTAGAGAGCTCTTTCTCCAGCAGCCTTATGGCGTTGGAAGGTAACTTCAAGTCCCCTCTTAATCAAGAACTCTGTCAGTTTGATGAAGCGCGAGTCATTATTTTATACGAAGATGATTTACAAAGAAGATGCCATATATGGGATGCTTCTAATGGAAAAAAGAAAATAGAGTTTACCTTGGCACCACGACCTGTGGAAAAATGTTGGGATAAGAAGTCAATTCTAACAACCTCTAGTTATGATGGCAAGCGCTTAGCAGTAGGACTAAGTATAGGTTTTGTTTTAATTTATAATGTTGATGATGGAAATTTTTTAAAGTCATCAAACATAGGCGGCTTAGATCCTGTGCGCTTTCTTACTTTAGATGAAAACCATTTCCTCGCCTCTACTTTTCATCCTGAATTCAAGAGTTTTGAACTTTATCAACATACTCCAGCTATAAAATGTGGTGGAATAATATTGCCCTTCCTGCCTAACACATATCCATGGTTAAATTCTAATACTATCCATGCTAGCTACGATTGCCGCAAACTAGTCTTTTGTGATGAACATGGATGGCTGCATCTATGGGACTTTGCTCATTTGCAAGGAAAGGAGCCTATTTTAGTGGCTCCTCCCTATGTTTAGGGAAACTATTTACCTGTCTGAAGCGTTTGGCTAATTAAAATAGATTGCAACTGCTCATAAGAACGATAAGAGGAATATTTTCCTTGCTTTATCTCTTGGCTAAGCGTCTCAGTGAGTTGTGAGGTTGCTTGAAGTTGAACATTTATAAAATGTCTGGATTCTCCAAGCTTGGTGAAAGAAGAGGGATCAATGGGTAAAGAAATTGAAGAGCCAAAATGGTTCTTTATATCTGATGAATAGCGCTGAGAGAGCCTCAGCATCTGCTCGTCTCCAGGATGGGATAAGAGAGCTCTTTTCTTCCGCAAAGCTGAAAGTCCTTTCTTATCTGCATTGAATTTTCCCTGAGCTTTCTCTAGCTCTTTAGACATTTGTTGATAGCTTTTATGCTTTCTTTCTACTCGGGGAAAATCTGATGATGATTGGTTCCATGAAAGAATCCAATCCTCATCTATTGTAAGTTTATATTTCTCACGCTTGTTTGCAATTTTTTCAATTACCTCTTTTTTCTGCTGTACTGCTTGCTCAAAACGCTGAATTTTTTCGTCTATTGGGCCATAAATTTCTTTTTCTTGCTGTTGATAAATTGCATATTCATCCTTTAATATTTGGAAATTCTGAGGAAATTCTGCAAGCGTTGCTTGTGTTCTATCTAAATTAGGAAGGATAAGGGGAAGGGAATGAGAATCCTCTAAGCTAGATATTCTTTCTAACAACTTTTGAATATGCGAAATTATATTATCTATTTCACTATAATGGAGGAACTTTTCAGCCAGAGAAGCATGCAGTTCAGCTGTTGAGTAGCGATTATTTGTAAAAAGAAGCTTATCAAATGCTCGTACGCTTTGTTCTAAATCTCTAAGCATGTTTAGTTTTTCATCGGTCTGCTGTAAGCTTTGCTTCAGCACTTCTTCAATTTTTTGACCTACGTACACTGTAGCAGCTATCGGCTTCCAGCCTTTTCCTGATGATATCTCTTGTAATTTATTTCTGGCCGATTCCCGAACATTTTTTTTCAATGATATCATCCACTCTATTAAGGGTGGCCGGAGCTATTATAGTATGATTATTTAAATAGTAAAACTTACTTCTTTCATTAAATAAGGAAGGGCGCTCGGGAAAAAATTCATCCCATAATTTGTTAATGCCCTCTTCAGCTCCCCTCTTCTTATCTATAATTTGCTTTAAAGTTTCTTGAAGAGCTTCTCCAGGAATGCCAAGAGCTAATAATTTTAAGATTAAAGTAGGTGAAATATTTTCTCTTCCCTTTCTTTCCTGGCGCACAGCTTCAAGAGCCTCTTGTTTTAATTTTTCTAAGTAATTGTCTTTAATTTCTGGAAATAATGAATGATGGCAAGCCTCCGTACCCTGCGCTTCAGAACCCTGATAGAGTTGAAATTTTGCTCCACGCGGCTCAATTTTACTTTTGGATTTGAAGAAAGCGACAGATAGATGAAAAAAAAGCAGCAAGCGCGTTTCAGCATGCATCTTCACAGCAGAGGATAATTCGCTGGCTGGGATGTCATCTTTCCTATTGTTGTATTTATCCATCTCGCCTATCAGCTGTTGAAGATGAGAAAATTTAAGCCAATCCTCTTGCGCAGCCGTCCTTGTTAAGCTAGGAATAAATTCATTGGTATTGAGGACAACTTGACGGTTAGTGGCAGGGTTGCTATCTAAAGGGCCTGCAGGCCTGAGTTTCAAAGAAAAAATTTCTTTAGCAAATTGAAATATTGCCAAAGACTCACTATCCCCTTCTTCCATTTACAGGTAGTTATAAAGATGAGCTTTAAACTGCGGATGTGCCTCAATTTCTTCCTTAACTCGATTTGCAAAAATTGTACTTACTCTTTCGTCTAATTGCTTCTCTTTTCCTTTCTCGTCAACTTCTCTAGGTCTTTTTAGGCTCTTTATTTGCAAGGGCTCAGAAGACGAAGAAGAATGGGGACCTATAGGATGACTCATAAGACTCTCCTCTTTCCTATTAGAAATTAGATTTTTAGCAATTTGCCTTTGGATAATGCAGGTTTCATGCCAACTACTTGAGGAGAGGATTAAAAAGCTTTTTGAATGGGGAAAGTTAAAAGAGATCTAGAAAGGATAAATTTCCCTTAAGCTTCTATGCTTTAAAGGAGGAAAAGAAATTTTTTTAAGAAAAGTGAAAAAAAGCTTAAGGAGGATCTAAATATTTATTTAGCCACCTTATTAGCTAATTTTAATTAACTTTAAGAGACGGAGTAGCCAATGGAAGATTCTAACTTATGCAAAGACCTAGTAGGAGGGTCGGTGAAATAATTTAAACAAAAGTTATATTTTTATGATCAATAAAGAAGAAAAAGAGAAAAAGCGCCTTTTTCCTTTAAGCTTTTAATAGAAAGAGGCTTATATCTTAAGAAAGAGAAAATAACTAGAAAAACAGTAGGCTTATTTCAATTAATCTCTCTATCCTTTTTTCAATAAAAGGCAAACTTATCAGATTTGAGCTCTAGATTCAAGCTGGCAAGAACTAAAAAACCTTAAAAATATTTTTGTTTTAAAGACTAATTTAAAGGGGAAAAGAGGTGGTTATCCGTTCACGCTAAAGACTTAGAAAAATTTATTCTAGAAAGCTGTAAGCCTTACTTTACAGGGCAGGCGTAAATATTTTTGCAAAAGACTTATCAAAAAATAAGTTGATAATATATACGCTAAAATTAGCCAAGGAGATCCATTATGACAGCCTCTATTGATACAGATACTATCGTCGATAATCTTGTAAATAAAACCAAGCACTACCTGATTACGACCGTCGGTAGAATTGCTGAAGATGCTCATGCAGATGAAATTTATAACGCCCTTTCCTATGCTCTTCGAGAAGAGGTAATGATCCGTTGGTTAGCAGGGGTCCGAACACAAAATAGGCAAGATACCCGCATGCTCTACTATCTTTCTATGGAGTATCTGCCCGGACGGATTTTAAATAATGGGGTCACCAATTTCAGAGCCTTAGAAATTGTACAAGCTGTACTGCAAAAGCTGAATCGTTCCTACAACGAAATTATCTACCATGAAGCCGATCCTGGTTTAGGGAATGGAGGCTTAGGACGCCTTGCTTCCTGTTTCTTAGATTCATTGGCTACTTTGAATTATCCGGCTCAAGCTTATGGGCTAAGGTATCAATATGGAATTTTTGAGCAACAACTTTGGAATGGTGCTCAGGTGGAAGCCCCTGATTGCTGGCTGATTAGTGGTAATCCTTGGGAATTTCGCCGCGATACTCGCCGTGTGCATGTTAAATATTGTGGAAATACTACTGCTCTCCAAAATATTCATGGCGATGATATTTACCAACTAAAAGACTTTGAAGAAGTGCAGGCTCTTCCTTACGATTATCCTATCGTAGGGTATGCCAAAGATAATAAATACTCTGTCGTAACTTTACGTTTATGGACGACTAAAGAATCTCCTCGCAATTTCCAGCTACAACGCTATAATGCCGGTCGCTTAGATCAGGCAGCTGAAAATTCCGCTTTAACAGACGTATTATATCCTAGCGATCATCACGAAACAGGTAAAAGAGTACGCTTAAAGCAAGAGTTTTTGCTTGTTTCTGCCTCATTACAAGATATTGTTCGTCATTATCTGGCTCATCATCAAAACTTTCGCTCGTTTGCAGATAAAGTACGTATACAAATTAATGATACTCACCCGGCCATGGTAATTCCAGAGCTCATTCGCATGCTTATCCAAGAACATGACTTACCTTGGAGAACAGCTGTAGAAATGACACAAGCCTGTACCGGATACACCAACCATACTGTACTTAGCGAAGCCCTGGAAGTATGGGATAAAGATCTATTTAACTACCTGTTGCCTAGACAATTACGGATTATTGAAAGGCTAAACCAAGAATTTTGTAATACCGTGCGTAGTAAGTATCCTCGTGATGAAGACAAGGTAAGACGCATGTCTATCATAGAAAATCAAAGCATTCGCATGGCAAATCTTTCCGTTATCGGCTCCCATTCAGTCAATGGGGTCTCAGAAATTCACTCAGAAATTTTAAGAACTCGAGTCTTCAAAGATTTTTATGAGATGTTTCCTGAAAAGTTTTTTAACGTTACCAATGGGGTCACTCAACGTCGTTGGCTATTAGAATGCAATCCTGAACTTTCCAAATTTATTACTAAACGCATTGGAGATGGCTGGATCACGGACTTTGCCAGTATAGGAGAGCTGGCTAACTTTGCTAGCGAGCTGGCTAGCCAAGAAGAATTTTTGGCTATCAAAAAAAGAAACAAACAGCAGTTAATAGAATTTCTTAATGAAAATAATAGGCAGCGCAATGAAAAAGGCGAACTAGTTATGCCCTCTCCCCTGATTGAAGCCGATGCTATTTTTGATGTTCAAATTAAGCGTATTCATGAATATAAACGTCAATTGATGAACATCTTAAATATCATTATGACCTACCAAGAAATCTTAAAAAATCCTCAACATCAAAGGATAAAAAGAGTATGCATATTTGCAGGAAAAGCTGCCGCCTCCTATGATCTGGCCAAGAATATTATTCTTCTCATTAATGCTGTCGCCCGCAAGATCAACCATGATCCTGCCGTAGAAGGTTTTTTGAAAGTCGTGTTTATTGAAAATTATAACGTTTCGCGAGCTGCTATCATTATTCCTGCTACCGATCTATCCGAACAAATCTCTACAGCCGGGACGGAAGCTTCTGGTACAGGTAACATGAAATTGGCCATCAATGGAGCTTTAACCATAGGCACAGATGATGGGGCAAATATAGAAATGAAAGAATCTATTACTGAGAAGTGGTGGCCTTTTGCCTTTGGTGCTTCGAGAGCTGAGATAGAAAAAATGCAATTCGAGCATTCTTACAATCCTAAAGAAATTTATAATAAAAACACTTCCATCCAAGCAGCCTTAAATACCTTGCGAGATCATACGTTTGCTAATAATGAGCAAGAACATCAAGCTTTTAATGGGATATTTCAAATACTTTTAGAAGGTTTTTATGGGTCAGGAGCCGATCATTATTTTATTTTAAAGGATCTAGAAAGCTATTTTGAAACACAAAAAAAAGTAGAGCTTCTTTATGATAATCCTTTGCTTTGGGCAGAGTATGCGATTCACAATATAGCAGGGATGGGCAAATTTTCTACGGATGTTTCCATTAAAAATTACTGCGAAAAAATTTGGGGCTTAAGCCCTTGTCCTACTGATCCTGAAATATTAAGAAGAGTAGAACATGAATATAGGCAGTATGGACGTTAGCCATTTCTCATTCATACAATGCTTTTATTATTTTGCTCTTTAAATTTAGGGGCTATCATAAAGGCCCCATTTTTGTATAAGCTGCTTATACAAACCTTTTTCTTTAACGCGAGCTAGCCCCTCGTTAAAAAATTTAATAAATTCTTCGGATTTAGGACGACCTAAGGATACTAAACGAAGGCCTTGATGGGTTAAAGGCGCTGTGGCTATTTTTAGCTTATTATCGTAAAAACTATGAATCATCATTTGTGCATGCCATATATCCATTATGACACCATCTATTTTGTCGTTTTTAAGATTTTCTAGAGCTGCGTTCATGCTCTCATAGGTTACTAAGATAATAGAAGGATAACGGGATACGTCATAAATGGAAGAAGTTCCCGCAATGATACCAACAATTTTACCGTCCATATCCTCTAAGCGATGAGCATCAGATTTTTCGTCCACGACAAGGACAGAACCTAATTCATATAAAGGATGGGAAAAAATATAGGTTTGGCGATTAAGGCTATTAGGTACAATAAAAGTAAAAACGGCATCATAGTTTCCAGCCCTAAGATCTTCTAAAAGAGTATTAGGGTTAGCAGGAACAAATTGAATACGTAAATTTGCTTCTTTACCAGCAGCAAGCACTAGCTCTTCAGCAAAGGCTTGGACGTTCAGTTCTTTGCCAGTAAAATCAAAATCATTCCAATTGATATGGCGTGCGATAACTATGCTTTGAGAGCTTGATAAATGTTTTGAGAAAAAGCAACCAGCTCGGATCCCGATGAGCAGCAAGATTCCTAATAAAAGAATAACAAAGATACGTATTAAATTTTTATAAGCTAAAAAACTAGTCGATTCCACTTAGATATGTCAGTACTTGTTAATTATAGTCCGAACCACAGTGCTATTTAAGAAAATTATTTTCTTTAAGTGCTAACCGCAGATCTTAGCAGATTTTGCTCAATAAATAAATCCATAAAATGAATCAGCTGGCTTCTATTCCTTTTGTAACATATTAACAACTTTTTTAAATGCTTGTGATTTCTCTAGATCGGCTTTATAATGCTACTGACAAGATTTTAAGGTTATCTAACGGCAGCGGCGTAAATTACGCTTTGGGCAAAGTCAAGATTTTGTCAAGCCCTTTTTAGGGTGAATTGAAGATTTCTTAAAAGAAACATAATAAGCAGCTTATAAGGTCTGTAGGCTTTTTTTACTCCTGCCAAAAATGCTTTTTTTTGCTCAAGCATTTGGGGGTCTCTTTTCTTTCAATGATTACAAACTTTCTATTTTCTTTTTTAAAGATGACAATTGTAGCATTATAAATATATGTAAAAGACAGGTATACAATAGCTTGGATGATTTTCCTACCTGGTAAGCTCTCTCTTTTTCCAGCGCCACGGCTACTGTTCTTCATGTGGTGCGCTATCGCTAGTCCAAGCTTTCTTTTTTGCCATGGCGCTTAATTTCTCAAAGGAGGATAAAGAACTTTTCCCCTCCCTCAATATTTTTTTCTCTCCCCTCAGCTATCCTCCTTATTGGAGGTTAGAAAAAAGCTAGTTTGTATCCTCAAATGCTATTGGTTACGAATTTTTTTCAAGCGTACTATTTCATCGTTATAATTCCTTACTTTTTTAGGAATGAGTCAACCCTTTTAAACCTTTAAACGCCTGTCAAGCTACTTTCACGCAGGAAACCATATCTTCAAAAAGAGAGGGAGCAGAGCTAGGATGAACATTTGCTGCAAGGCTCCTAAAATTGAAAAAAATCATTTAATCTAAATAAAAATATTTTCTCAATTATCTTCTTCAGGGCAGTGTGACAAGGCATATCTCTTCAAAATTAAATTGATTTCTTGATGTAATTATACTCTTTATTTAAAGTGCGGTTAAGTCACTTTTAGGAGAAATAATATGGCCACTTTACAAGCAAATCATTTAGGGCAACATCCGAAAATCCACCATACGCCTGCTGAACTCTCATGTGATATGAGCCGTGTAGCGACCATTATCTTAGGCGGAGGGCAAGGCTCTCGTCTCTACCCTCTTACACGTTCTGATTGTAAACCTGCCGTTACTTTTGGTGGTAAATATCGCCTTATTGATGTGCCCATGTCTAATTCTATTCATTCTGGGTGCCATAAAATATTTATTGTTACCCAGTTTCTTTCTAAAACCTTACACGATCATATTTTTAAAACTTATCGACCAGGCACGTTCACGGCTGGCTTTGTGGAAGTTTTGTCAGTGGAAGAAAAACCTCATACTAAAGCCTGGTTTCAAGGAACAGCCGATGCTATTCGCCAAAACCTGGAATATTTAACCGATGTTCCTATCGATTATTTTTTAATACTATCCGGAGACCAACTGTACCAGATGGACTACAAAAAAATGATGCAAGTTGCGCAACGGACCAATGCAGATGTAGTCATTGCTACCCTACCTATCGAAGAGAGCCAAGCTAGCCGCTTTGGAATCCTAAAAATTGATCATAATGAACGTATTACCGAATTTGTAGAAAAACCTACAGATATGGAACAAGTAAAAACGTTTAAAGTTAGCGAAAGTACCCTTAAAAAATTTCACCTTAAAAATAATAAAGATGGCGCTTGCCTAGGATCAATGGGTATCTATCTATTTAAAAGAAAAGCCCTTTTAAAACTTCTTCTTACCGATATGCGTGAAGATTTTGGAAAACATTTAATTCCCAACATTATTAAAAATGGCAACGCTGCTGCCTATCTCTATGATGGCTATTGGGAAGATATTGGAACCATTGAATCCTACTATCATGCCAATCTAGCCCTTACGGAAGATAAGCCAGAGTTTAATTGGTATGACGAAAAACATCTGCTAGTCACTAATAGTTTAAATCTTCCTGCGGCTAAAATTTACAATACAAAAGTACAGCAATCTATTATTTGTGAAGGCTCTGTAATCGAAGCTAAAGAAGTTTTTCATAGTATCTTAGGGCCTCGTACTCAAGTAGGCACAGGCACTGTCATCAAAGATTGTTACATTCTCGGTAATGATCATTATCGTTCCCCCATGCAAGACAATCAAACATCAAAAAATTATCAAATTGGGCAAAATTGCTTGATTGAACGAGCGATCATTGACAAACATGCCTGTATCGGCAATAATGTCTGTTTAAATAATGCAGATAAGCTCACTCATTATAACAGTAATGAAATTTTTATACGCGATGGCATTATTATTGTTCCTCGCGGGGCCTGCATTCCCGATGGTTTTACCCTATAACTTTAAGTAATTTTAATGGCAGTTTGGGCTCTAGCTGATTTACACCTTGCTTTTGGCACGCCTGAGAAAAAAATGGATGTCTTCGGAGAGCCTTGGATAAATTATACAGAGAAAATTAAAAAGAATTGGCTTAATTGTATTCAGCCTTCTGATTTGGTTCTTCTTCCAGGCGATATTTCCTGGGCCATCCAACTAGAAGATGCTGTTATAGATTTAAAATGGATTCATGAACTTCCGGGCACTAAAGTGATGATCAAAGGGAATCATGATTATTGGTGGAGGTCTCTTACTAAAATAGAAAAAATTCTCCCTCCATCTATCCATCTTATCCAAAACAATGCCTTTCATTGGGAAGGATATTCTATTGGCGGTAGTAGACTATGGGACAGTAGCGCTTATGATTTTAATGCTTATATAGAATTTAAAGAAAATCCTTACGCAAAAATTTTGCTAGAAAAAAGTGATAAGGTTGCAGAAGCTGAAAAGATTTTTCAGCGGGAATTACAGCGCTTAGAAAGTAGTTTGAAAAGCCTTGATCCTCAAGCTTCCATTCGTATAGCCATGACTCATTACCCCCCTATTAGTGCCGACCTCAAAGACTCAGCCGTGTCCCAGCTATTAGAAAAATATCATGTCAACACCTGCCTCTTCGGTCATTTACACAATGTAAAAAAACATCTGCCCTTATTTGGTGAAAAAAATCAGATTCGTTACATTTTAACTTCAGGGGATTACCTTGATTTTATGCCTAAACTAATTTACAGCTAAATTTTTACCATTCCCTTCTTTCTTTATAAGGCTCTAAGATAAAATTTCATAACGCTTTCAAAATTCCGAGGTTACTAGGTACTTCTTAAGTATTTAAAGCTTTTTTAACGCCAGTTGTCGAACAAGAAACTCCGTGAGCTTAGCGGACCAAATAAGCAAAAAAACCTTTTCAATTTGAGCTGCCAACTTATTGGCTAAGCTTGCAAAATGCTTAAGCCCACATTCCGCAGGTTGTAGCGACTCCCAAATATTATTATTGAGGCTGGAAATTGCCTTAAGTTCCCTTAGGAAAGGCTCATCTTGTTCTTTTTAAAGCAAAAACGTGAGAAAACATACTCGATGGAAAAGTATAGTAGCACGAACTTTAATCACCTTAAAAATTGGTGTTGTAAGGGGGAACAAAATTATACAACGGATTATGATACTTCAGCTGGCTTCTCCAGATACCACAGCGAGTATAATCACAGGAGAAGCTTCAAGTTAATGATGATTAAGGAATTGGATTTTATCCTAGGCCCTTTACATAAAAGCATAAAAGAATTAATCCTTAATTTAAACCCTAGCATGAGGCATGTTTTACTGGTTTTTAGGCCCCGTTGGCAAAAATGAATGACGAAAGAAATTAACTTGCGGAATGTGGGCTTAAGAACCCTCATTACAAACTTCCTTAAAGTTGGCATGGAAACCCTGCCTGCGATAGCCTAATTCTGATCTTATCTTTACAATCTCCGAAAGTTAATGTCGATAGCATTGCTGGGTACCAAACACTTCCTTTAACTCAAATAATAAGTGCCTGACAAGCAGGCTATCGTTCTAGCTTTTTTCCGTGAACCCCTCAAGATCTTGCTTGAGATAAGCAAAGCAATATTGATACCTCTTAAATCGCTGCATTCCCTAACGATTGGTAACGGTGATTTCTGGGTGGTTTCTAAGTCGGATGTCTTCTATGATTTTTAAGTCTTTGGAAGGCTGTATTCTAAGATCAATTATAGCTTCAATGCTACTTGCCTAAACAAAGCACTTTTGTGCCTATTGTCTAAAATTTGTCTCATCCATCTATATTGCTTAA
Coding sequences within it:
- a CDS encoding ABC transporter substrate-binding protein, which translates into the protein MESTSFLAYKNLIRIFVILLLGILLLIGIRAGCFFSKHLSSSQSIVIARHINWNDFDFTGKELNVQAFAEELVLAAGKEANLRIQFVPANPNTLLEDLRAGNYDAVFTFIVPNSLNRQTYIFSHPLYELGSVLVVDEKSDAHRLEDMDGKIVGIIAGTSSIYDVSRYPSIILVTYESMNAALENLKNDKIDGVIMDIWHAQMMIHSFYDNKLKIATAPLTHQGLRLVSLGRPKSEEFIKFFNEGLARVKEKGLYKQLIQKWGLYDSP
- a CDS encoding F-box protein — encoded protein: MTSLSLIPHIRIPEEVQLKILSLLDEKELPIAALVNKHWQRMAHDPSLWRPICQRRWKNLSRSSSPGKNWRKICKKRVQMSQTMRLTKGEYSKNKCKQTIYKLPNFSGKILALKREKQFAFIKATAGTAQIYHLGEKSCQLVYDNVKEESSRLIHYQEGHIIQVTQEGQLYRWKVNEAFPTTSLCYLGNFENAYWAQNHLFLVNPHQRQFKIVDIRTGLSCYKTTSAPINFILCRDNQALIHCLDGSLYFINNLESSFSSSLMALEGNFKSPLNQELCQFDEARVIILYEDDLQRRCHIWDASNGKKKIEFTLAPRPVEKCWDKKSILTTSSYDGKRLAVGLSIGFVLIYNVDDGNFLKSSNIGGLDPVRFLTLDENHFLASTFHPEFKSFELYQHTPAIKCGGIILPFLPNTYPWLNSNTIHASYDCRKLVFCDEHGWLHLWDFAHLQGKEPILVAPPYV
- a CDS encoding F-box protein; amino-acid sequence: MHSLSLIPHIRIPEEVQLKILSLLDEKELPIAALVNKHWQRMAHDPSLWRPICQRRWKNLSRSSSPGKNWRKICKKRVQMSQTMRLTKGEYSKNKCKQTIYKLPNFSGKILALKREKQFAFIKATAGTAQIYHLGEKSCQLVYDNLEDKNSRLIYYQEGHIVQVTQEGYLYRWEVNEGFPQTSLCYLGNFENAYWAQNHLFLVNPHQRQFKIVDVRTGLSCYKTTLAPINFILCRDNQALIHCLDGSLYFINNLESSFSSSLMALEGNFKSPLNQELCQFDEARVIILCENDLQRRCHVWDASNGKKKVEFTLEPRPVEKCLHRKSILTTSSYDGKRLAVGLSIGFVLTYNVNDGAFLTESNIGGVAPVRFLILDESYFLASRFHPEFKKFNLCQHTPDTKYCGALWPWTPREYPVVDSHHIHASYDGRKLIFCDEHGWLHLWDFAHLQGKEPILVAPPHA
- the glgP gene encoding glycogen/starch/alpha-glucan family phosphorylase gives rise to the protein MTASIDTDTIVDNLVNKTKHYLITTVGRIAEDAHADEIYNALSYALREEVMIRWLAGVRTQNRQDTRMLYYLSMEYLPGRILNNGVTNFRALEIVQAVLQKLNRSYNEIIYHEADPGLGNGGLGRLASCFLDSLATLNYPAQAYGLRYQYGIFEQQLWNGAQVEAPDCWLISGNPWEFRRDTRRVHVKYCGNTTALQNIHGDDIYQLKDFEEVQALPYDYPIVGYAKDNKYSVVTLRLWTTKESPRNFQLQRYNAGRLDQAAENSALTDVLYPSDHHETGKRVRLKQEFLLVSASLQDIVRHYLAHHQNFRSFADKVRIQINDTHPAMVIPELIRMLIQEHDLPWRTAVEMTQACTGYTNHTVLSEALEVWDKDLFNYLLPRQLRIIERLNQEFCNTVRSKYPRDEDKVRRMSIIENQSIRMANLSVIGSHSVNGVSEIHSEILRTRVFKDFYEMFPEKFFNVTNGVTQRRWLLECNPELSKFITKRIGDGWITDFASIGELANFASELASQEEFLAIKKRNKQQLIEFLNENNRQRNEKGELVMPSPLIEADAIFDVQIKRIHEYKRQLMNILNIIMTYQEILKNPQHQRIKRVCIFAGKAAASYDLAKNIILLINAVARKINHDPAVEGFLKVVFIENYNVSRAAIIIPATDLSEQISTAGTEASGTGNMKLAINGALTIGTDDGANIEMKESITEKWWPFAFGASRAEIEKMQFEHSYNPKEIYNKNTSIQAALNTLRDHTFANNEQEHQAFNGIFQILLEGFYGSGADHYFILKDLESYFETQKKVELLYDNPLLWAEYAIHNIAGMGKFSTDVSIKNYCEKIWGLSPCPTDPEILRRVEHEYRQYGR